The genomic interval ttttttatgtttattatcaTTGAAATGTTTATTGAAACGCCTTGTGCTCCCAGTAAGGATCAAATAATAAAAGGAGACTCAATGTAAAGCTTGCACAGCCGATCTGCAGTGAACAGACCTACTATCAAAGTCTGGAATACgacattttcttttgtattgCGCTGgttcagaacaaaaaaaaagcagatggtttatgtaaaaatgaatatcaTAGCAAATACCACAGTGAGGGGAGGAGAAATGATCATGTCTTAAAAAGTGAtgacaaaatgaacacagtTAATGGTACGAAACAGGAGAGcggtaatgaaaataaaacgaAATAAAAAGTACTGTATCTGCAATCTTGAtctcacacgcacgcacacacatacacacacgtatacacactCACTTGCAAACACGCTCATACGCACGGGcaggcgcacacacatgcacacgctcaCTCTCACGCACGCTTGCACGCACACATTCTGCAGAAGGATATCACGCACACACGAACACAAACCCACAGATAAAATGTAGTGATTGAAAATAGTGAAACCCTGGTAAACTCTAATGGTATCATACATCCACGTCCTGTGTCTGAagtgcagaaaacaaaatgaacctaggaaaaaaaaaaaaaaaaatggagataaATTCAGATGAATAATGAAAAGCATGCCCATCTTCACTGGTCTAACCCAACTTTTAAACGACCACAAACCCAGAGTGTTGCCTTCTCTACCCTACCCAAACCCCAACCTCCACCCCTTAACTCCACCTTCACCTTCCCCGTGCCCTCTTAACCTTCTCGTATCATACCCACATCCCCGCGTCACCCTCATCGTGCCCTCGGCTTCACCCCCTTTCCGACACCTGCCTTCCTACACCTCTCTGATCGAATTCAGGGTTTTGACGCTCCTCTGAGTCACAGATGGAGTTGATTGGTAGCAGGCGGGTGGAGGGCGAGACGAGGCGGCTGCTGGTTCAGGCTCTGGTCACCATTTATCAAAAACACAATGTTCCTGTTCGGAATACAGAGTGAGGACTGGGGGGTAGAGGAGTCTTGTTGTGTGTTGAGGTTAGAGGTTGTGAACCTGTTTGCGTGTCGGTTTTTACAGTGGCACTGGAGTTGTGTGTTAGTCTAGATGTGAGTATTTGGGTTAGTCTTGTGCGATGTTGTGTGAAGGCATGGGGGGAGGCAGTGGAGGTGGGGTTGGCGTAGCTCAGGGCCTTGTCCCTCATCCCTTGGCCCCTGTCGGAGAAAGGGGGCAGGTTTATAGGGCTTGCGTCTTGAGCTCGATGGGCTCGCCGCGGGTGTCCTGCTGGGTCTCGCTCTCTGGGGGCCGACTGCCCTTCAGTGTGGCCAGGCGCTCGGACAGACCTCTCATGCGTGGGAACAGCATGAAATCGTACAGGAGGGCGCCCATGGCACCTCCTATCATAGGCCCGACCCAGTACACCTGCGGGCAGCAGACATCATCAGTTAAGACAGTGTTTGGTTCAGTGCTGAGGTTGATGTCTTCAGTGTGATCTCAGGCCTTACCCAGTGGTTGATGAAGTTCCTGAAGAGCACAGCGGGGGCGAAGGACCTGGCAGGATTCATCCCAGCACCGGTGTAGTACATCTACAACAAAATACTCCTGTTACAGCACTGTGTTGTTGAATGATTCTTATTTAACACCTATGTTTACTTTGAGCCTCACCCCCATGAGATGTCCAATGGTGACGGAGAAGCCGATGGATAGGGCGGCAGATCCCAGGCGTCCGTTTCTCCTCTCATCTGTCACGGCGAAGATGCAAATCACAAGCTGCATGGTGAGGAAGACCTCCACAGTGGTGCCCATTCCCAGGCTGATGCCAGGCTGCAGCTGGAGATACACATGTggacaaaaacatatttgcatgAATGAAAGAAGTCTTCAAAATGAAGATGATTATAAATATGGTGTGTGGTATCCTTGGTTTTAAATAGTTTTGAGTAGAAGGTCTGGTTAGACTTATAAAACATTCTCGACTGAACTAAACCTGAGCTGACACCACTTGTAGAATCCATCTTGCAAAATTGCAAAACAAACCTCTAAACTCCAAAATGTATTCCATTGCtagatttgttttctgaaacatcCACATGGGGTCCTTACCGTGTTCATTGCCATGTTGCCTCTCATGTTGCCAGGTGTGACCCCGTAGAGCACAGCAGCCCCAGCTACAGCACCCAGGCACTGGGCGACTATGTAGAAAATGGCACGGAAAAGAGACATCTGTGAGCCGACAAGGTAGGCAAAGGTAACAGCAGGGTTAATGTGGCCGCCGCTGATGTGGCCAATGGACTGGATGAGGGTGGCAGCTGCTAGCCCAAAGCACAGAGCCACATGAAGGACATGATGAGGCCCGGTGGTCCAGCGGAGGGCAGCGCCCATGCCGAAGAATACAAAGAACATGGTCCCGAAGAACTCTGCGAAGACCGCCCGCCAAAAATTCATGGACCGGAACTCCCACATGGTGACTGTTCGCTTGAGGCTCTCCACCAGATGAAGAAGATTCTTTAAAAGAAAGTCAGAGTTTGGAAAAGGTGTACCTTTTCGGTCCTCTTCAAAtgccaaaaataacaaaaaaaggttcTCCCTTTTGAAGTCAGCAAACTCGGctgaccaaaaaataaaaacgctCAGAGTCGattcaaagacaaaaacaggattTAAGAACGTCAACAGACGAATCCACTCGACAGGTCTTTACCAACTGAACTGGGTTGGTAAAGTCAACTCAGCTGCGTTCGCTTGCCACCTCTGTCCACCTGTCGCAAAGACATAGGTGTGAGATAATGTGGGAGTGTGGGTGGAGATCTCAGGTGGGTGAGTTGTTAAGAGGAGGTGGGCATCAATGCTAAAGGGGTGTTTCTAAAGTAGAGACGGGGATAGACAGAGTGTCCAGTGGACCTTTTAGCCTCTCTGACGGAGGGGAGAGGGCCAGACAGGGGCTTTATAATACCCCCCCAGGGGCCCCAGGTGACGCCAT from Sparus aurata chromosome 7, fSpaAur1.1, whole genome shotgun sequence carries:
- the mipb gene encoding major intrinsic protein of lens fiber b, yielding MWEFRSMNFWRAVFAEFFGTMFFVFFGMGAALRWTTGPHHVLHVALCFGLAAATLIQSIGHISGGHINPAVTFAYLVGSQMSLFRAIFYIVAQCLGAVAGAAVLYGVTPGNMRGNMAMNTLQPGISLGMGTTVEVFLTMQLVICIFAVTDERRNGRLGSAALSIGFSVTIGHLMGMYYTGAGMNPARSFAPAVLFRNFINHWVYWVGPMIGGAMGALLYDFMLFPRMRGLSERLATLKGSRPPESETQQDTRGEPIELKTQAL